One stretch of Schizosaccharomyces pombe strain 972h- genome assembly, chromosome: III DNA includes these proteins:
- the spt3 gene encoding SAGA complex subunit Spt3, whose translation MTETGRTSKYRVEIQQMMFILGEVQDPLPETTQLVEELIRGQVMEMLIQANELALRRGSRSITVEDLFFLIRHDRAKVNRLKTYLSWKEVRKKAKEQDANPADTKDLFEEVDSKTRSMNAVAMPWEVKNMFTEPVPETEEFEEDNDTMEMAYATRQRLKMADERTKKMTREEYVHWSECRQASFTYRKGKRFREWCGMSILTDTRPDNDIVDILGFLTFEIVATLTEEALAVKDRMDRIQNSSGSGGSHAAHHPKNCSLFDGLTEGRTPLQVSHVLEAFRRLQIPDKTHTAMRSFHGGLVKSRVYLI comes from the coding sequence ATGACTGAGACTGGCAGAACCAGTAAATATCGTGTTGAAATTCAACAAATGATGTTCATTCTAGGGGAGGTGCAGGATCCTCTCCCAGAAACCACACAATTAGTCGAAGAGCTAATACGTGGACAAGTGATGGAGATGTTAATTCAGGCAAATGAGCTAGCTTTACGACGTGGCTCAAGATCTATTACTGTGgaagatttatttttcttaattcGCCATGATCGTGCAAAGGTGAATCGACTAAAGACATACCTGTCATGGAAGGAAGTGCGCAAGAAAGCGAAGGAGCAGGATGCCAATCCTGCCGATACAAAAGATCTTTTTGAGGAAGTAGATTCAAAAACAAGGTCAATGAATGCAGTTGCTATGCCTTgggaagtaaaaaatatgtttacAGAGCCTGTACCGGAAACAGAAGAGTTTGAAGAAGATAACGATACGATGGAAATGGCATATGCGACGCGACAACGTCTTAAAATGGCAGATGAACGCACGAAGAAAATGACGCGTGAGGAGTATGTTCATTGGAGTGAATGTCGACAAGCCAGTTTTACTTATCGAAAAGGCAAGCGATTTCGTGAATGGTGTGGCATGTCTATTCTAACAGATACTCGCCCTGATAATGATATTGTAGATATACTTGGCTTCTTGACCTTTGAGATTGTGGCTACCTTAACTGAGGAAGCACTGGCTGTGAAAGATCGAATGGATCGGATTCAAAATAGCTCGGGTAGTGGAGGCTCTCATGCAGCGCATCATCCGAAAAATTGCAGTTTATTTGATGGACTTACTGAGGGGAGAACTCCCCTTCAAGTTTCTCATGTTTTAGAAGCTTTTCGTCGTTTGCAAATCCCCGATAAAACTCATACTGCTATGCGCAGTTTTCATGGGGGTTTGGTCAAATCTCGTGTGTATCTTATCTAA
- the nnr2 gene encoding NADHX dehydratase Nnr2 yields the protein MTSGSPKITNLLTRVKRIIPPLLDTFHKGQAGRVGVFGGCQHYTGAPYYSSMSSMLFGSDQSHIFCEKEAANVIKSYSPDLIVHPFLREKDKAGPEDSVDKCFELIKPMMGRLHAIVIGPGLGRDEWMQEIMAKVIEYARKNDMPMVIDADGLWLIQQRPELVSGYHNVILTPNVIEFKRLCDKLDIKSDGPDACNQLAGKLNLLIIQKGQSDIISDGATAYACSVPGGLKRCGGQGDILTGILATFLAWRHAYLSKEWDTEGNMDAKECLFLAAFGASACTRWCSRLAFKECGRATQSTDLVRHVGKAYNALMEDEIPSVEEKIKD from the coding sequence ATGACATCTGGATCTCCcaaaattacaaatttgcTGACTCGTGTGAAGCGCATCATTCCACCACTTCTTGATACCTTCCACAAAGGTCAAGCCGGTCGAGTTGGTGTTTTTGGGGGTTGTCAGCACTACACAGGTGCTCCGTACTATTCTTCGATGTCGTCGATGCTCTTCGGCAGTGACCAAAGCCACATATTTTgtgaaaaagaagctgCAAATGTCATTAAAAGCTATTCTCCTGATCTGATTGTTCATCCATTTTTACGTGAAAAGGACAAAGCTGGACCAGAAGATAGTGTCGATAAATGCTTTGAACTTATAAAGCCCATGATGGGAAGATTGCATGCCATCGTAATTGGGCCTGGATTGGGACGTGATGAATGGATGCAAGAGATTATGGCCAAAGTAATTGAGTATGCGCGCAAAAATGATATGCCTATGGTTATCGATGCTGATGGCTTGTGGTTAATTCAACAACGTCCCGAATTGGTTTCGGGTTATCATAATGTAATTTTAACACCTAACGTTATTGAGTTCAAAAGACTTTGCGACAAGCTTGACATTAAGAGTGACGGACCCGATGCTTGCAATCAGCTAGCTGGCAAACTAAATTTGCTCATCATTCAAAAAGGCCAATCCGATATTATTTCCGATGGCGCTACTGCATATGCTTGCTCCGTTCCTGGTGGTCTTAAACGTTGTGGTGGTCAGGGTGACATTTTAACTGGTATACTTGCTACATTCCTTGCTTGGAGACATGCTTATCTTAGCAAAGAATGGGATACAGAAGGTAATATGGATGCTAAAGAATGTCTCTTCCTTGCCGCATTTGGAGCCTCTGCCTGTACTCGCTGGTGCAGTCGTTTGGCGTTTAAGGAATGTGGTCGTGCAACTCAATCAACTGACCTGGTCAGACATGTGGGTAAAGCGTATAATGCGTTAATGGAGGATGAGATACCGTCTGTCgaggaaaaaataaaagattaa
- a CDS encoding Rab GTPase-binding protein, whose amino-acid sequence MAYYNNPANLQYYDYSYTADNSFNTQSRAAGFYDEPLHEPLSQGWLAAFSTSGYPGEPSLLEELEINFGHIKQKTTHVLNPFKHVDVHIMDDTDMAGPILFCLLFSTFLSLHGRSHFGYIYGIALLGSLSLHFVLRLMSAKNLFFTRTVSVLGYSLLPLVVIAFFKNIFTFNGIAGYALAALACIWCTYAASAMFVGILQVNNMRFLVAYPIALFYGVFAVITVFSK is encoded by the exons ATGGCTTACTACAACAACCCAGCTAATCTACAATACTACGATTATTCCTATACAGCTGACAATTCTTTCAACACACAATCTCGTGCTGCTGGTTTTTATGACGAGCCATTACACGAACCATTGTCCCAAGGATGGCTTGCTGCTTTTTCCACGAGTGGCTACCCTGGTGAGCCATCTTTGTTGGAGGAgttagaaataaattttggtCATATAAAGCAAAAG ACAACTCATGTTTTAAACCCATTTAAGCATGTCGATGTTCATATCATGGATGATACAGATATGGCAGGGCCTAttctattttgtttattattcagcacatttttatcattgCACGGTCGTTCTCACTTCGGTTACATTTATGGTATTGCCCTTTTGGGCTCTCTTAGCcttcattttgttttacgTTTAATGTCcgctaaaaatttatttttcactCGAACCGTCAGCGTTCTAGGATACAGTTTACTCCCTCTTGTGGTGATtgccttttttaaaaatatattcaCATTCAA TGGTATTGCAGGATACGCATTAGCGGCTTTGGCATGTATTTGGTGTACTTACGCTGCTAGCGCTATGTTTGTTGGTATCTTACAAGTCAACAATATGCGATTCTTGGTTGCTTATCCAATTGCTCTATTTTACGGGGTCTTTGCCGTGATCACCGTGTTTTCGAAATAA